Proteins encoded by one window of Agelaius phoeniceus isolate bAgePho1 chromosome 5, bAgePho1.hap1, whole genome shotgun sequence:
- the LEP gene encoding leptin: MRDTGGHGGTRARVRGHGARGARHGGAALTWARMRGGGNGTGGAVGNRDPPGAPARPRDPPEPSPCPRLAAGPPRSSCCGTPGGVPGPPGRTRPGQRGGAGGAGSAGERPRRYKRGRRDGATAATDGTRGATRLSEFVRGSEAAGGMRGPGASLRALLCLAVALAVGGGRPVRLERVRADARALTRTLSTRLQQLQLFPLTLRISGLEGVPEGALPDGGAPPGLGWAAQRLQLFQRLLAALPGADLRLAQVANDLENLRSLLAVLGALLGCPAPREPPPAPPAPPNEAPHTLAGVALARLRGCLDGVAARLEGVPAC, translated from the exons ATgcgggacacggggggacacggggggacacgggCGCGTGTGCGCGGTCACGGCGCGCGGGGCGCGCGTCACGGCGGGGCTGCGCTCACCTGGGCACGTATGCGCGGGGGGGGTAACGGGACCGGGGGAGCAGTGGGAAACCGGGACCCCCCCGGAGCCCCCGCGCgtccccgggacccccccgagccatccccgtgtccccggcTCGCCGCGGGCCCCCCGCGCTCCTCCTGCTGCGGGACCCCCGGAGGCGTCCCGGGCCCCCCCGGCCGGACCCGGCCCGGGCAGcgcgggggggcggggggggcgggcAGCGCTGGGGAGCGGCCCCGCCGCTATAAACGGGGGCGGCGCGATGGAGCCACGGCCGCGACCGACGGGACCCGCGGGGCCACCAG GCTCAGCGAGTTCGTGCGAGGCTCCG AGGCCGCCGGCGGGATGCGGGGTCCCGGTGCGTCCCTGCGGGCGCTGCTGTGCCTGGCGGTGGCGCTGGCGGTGGGCGGGGGTCGCCCCGTGCGGCTCGAGAGGGTCCGGGCGGACGCGCGGGCCCTGACCCGGACCCTCAGCACgcgcctgcagcagctccag CTGTTCCCGCTGACCCTGCGCATCTCGGGCCTGGAGGGGGTCCCGGAGGGGGCGCTCCCGGACGGGGGGGCgcccccggggctgggctgggccgcccagcggctccagctgttCCAGCGGctcctggcagcgctgcccggggCCGACCTGCGCCTGGCCCAGGTGGCCAACGACCTGGAGAACCTGCGCAGCCTGCTGGCCGTGCTGGGCGCGCTGCTGGGCTGCCCCGCGCCCCGCGAGCCGCCCCCGGCGCCCCCCGCGCCGCCCAACGAGGCCCCGCACACGCTGGCCGGGGTGGCCCTGGCGCGGCTCCGCGGCTGCCTGGACGGGGTCGCCGCCCGCCTCGAGGGGGTCCCCGCGTGTTAG